A stretch of the Flavobacterium sp. 5 genome encodes the following:
- a CDS encoding Ada metal-binding domain-containing protein, whose product MIQHSEITDSDLRNGIRKNIICFGGNQKLKIYGTLQCKSGKRMKKENRVFFISENEAIESGFRPCGHCMKENYQKWKNEFI is encoded by the coding sequence ATGATACAGCATTCTGAAATAACTGATAGCGATTTACGAAATGGAATCAGGAAAAATATAATTTGCTTTGGCGGCAACCAAAAGCTTAAAATTTATGGAACTTTGCAATGTAAATCCGGAAAACGAATGAAAAAAGAAAATCGTGTTTTCTTCATTTCAGAAAACGAAGCTATCGAAAGCGGTTTTCGTCCTTGTGGGCATTGTATGAAAGAGAACTATCAAAAATGGAAAAATGAATTTATTTAG
- a CDS encoding AraC family transcriptional regulator yields the protein MLHLIGIIISFFLSIILFTKKGKSQADVILAVWLFFIGFHLYVFYIYSSGQYIKFPYFLGFEIPLPLIHGPFLYLYTKSLTSQSTKKALWIIHFLPLIIAIGLLYRFFLLSFDKKIEVYIHAGAGFEGFMKWMYLATLLSGVLYVILSLTLLKKYSAYISNQFSDLERINLNWLRYLILGIGLIWISVFFANDISTFTLLDLFILFIGYFGIKQIGVFTNSNLTNQPIIETVNEEIIPTITEKIKYQSSNADETLLLKIHQDLKILMQNEKLYKDPELTLDELAQKLNVNPNILSQVINSIENKNFFDYINEQRIAEFIKISVLKENQNFTILSLAFEVGFNSKTSFNRNFKKITGQTPTMYLKEQKYS from the coding sequence ATGCTGCATTTAATAGGAATCATTATTTCCTTTTTTCTTTCTATCATACTTTTTACGAAAAAAGGAAAATCACAAGCCGATGTAATTTTGGCAGTTTGGTTGTTCTTTATTGGATTTCATCTCTATGTATTTTACATTTATAGTAGCGGCCAGTATATTAAATTCCCTTATTTTCTTGGCTTTGAAATTCCTTTACCTCTAATTCATGGACCTTTTTTATATTTATACACCAAGTCTTTAACAAGTCAAAGTACTAAAAAAGCACTTTGGATAATTCATTTTTTGCCACTTATCATTGCAATTGGACTTTTATACCGATTCTTTCTACTGTCATTTGACAAAAAAATTGAAGTTTATATACATGCAGGTGCAGGTTTTGAGGGTTTTATGAAATGGATGTATCTGGCTACCTTATTATCAGGTGTGCTATATGTTATTTTATCATTGACTTTGCTGAAAAAATATTCTGCCTACATTTCAAACCAATTTTCTGATCTGGAAAGAATAAATTTAAACTGGTTACGATATTTAATACTAGGAATCGGCCTAATCTGGATCTCAGTTTTTTTTGCTAATGATATTTCTACCTTTACTTTACTCGATCTTTTTATCTTATTTATTGGGTATTTTGGAATTAAACAAATTGGAGTTTTTACAAATAGTAACCTTACGAATCAGCCGATTATCGAAACGGTAAATGAAGAGATTATTCCAACTATTACAGAAAAAATTAAGTATCAAAGTTCTAATGCCGATGAAACTTTACTATTAAAAATTCATCAGGATTTAAAAATTTTAATGCAAAACGAAAAATTGTATAAAGATCCAGAACTAACCTTAGATGAATTGGCGCAAAAATTAAATGTTAATCCGAATATTTTGTCACAGGTAATTAACTCTATAGAGAATAAAAACTTTTTCGATTATATCAATGAACAACGAATAGCCGAATTTATAAAAATTTCAGTCTTAAAAGAGAACCAAAATTTCACTATACTTTCTCTGGCTTTCGAAGTTGGTTTTAATTCTAAAACCTCATTCAATAGAAATTTTAAAAAAATCACAGGACAAACTCCTACAATGTATTTAAAAGAACAAAAATACAGTTAG
- a CDS encoding TetR/AcrR family transcriptional regulator, translated as MLTKAERTKQFILETAAPIYNQKGIAGANIDDVLEASKLTKGCLYGHFESKEDLSVQVVNYMLDYNSSKLVTAINKEKSARSKVFAFLDFYKDPLNTHIKGGCPMFNMAVESDDTFPIIKERVADVLKNGQALFVGILEKGIEDGEFSNKLQTDVYAFKAVAAVEGALVLCKTMNTAKPMQSLIKSLKEELEQFRV; from the coding sequence ATGCTGACAAAAGCCGAAAGAACAAAACAATTCATACTAGAAACTGCAGCTCCTATTTATAATCAAAAAGGGATAGCTGGAGCAAATATTGATGATGTTCTAGAAGCATCAAAATTAACTAAAGGCTGTCTCTATGGACATTTTGAGAGTAAAGAAGATTTATCTGTTCAAGTAGTTAATTATATGCTTGACTATAACAGTTCCAAATTGGTAACTGCTATCAATAAGGAAAAATCTGCCAGATCAAAGGTTTTTGCATTTTTAGATTTTTATAAAGATCCTTTAAATACTCATATAAAAGGAGGATGTCCTATGTTTAATATGGCTGTGGAATCTGATGATACTTTTCCAATTATTAAAGAAAGAGTTGCAGACGTTCTAAAAAATGGACAAGCATTATTTGTTGGGATTCTTGAAAAAGGGATTGAGGATGGAGAATTTTCTAACAAACTGCAAACAGATGTATATGCTTTTAAAGCAGTTGCTGCCGTTGAAGGAGCTTTGGTTTTATGCAAAACAATGAATACTGCTAAGCCAATGCAGAGTTTGATTAAAAGCTTAAAAGAAGAATTAGAACAATTTAGGGTCTAA
- a CDS encoding 2OG-Fe(II) oxygenase has product MEELKNKISTIDWQVITEDMNDKGFAIVSDLLSKEQCNALIYNYMDTNAYRKTVVMERYRFGLGEYKYFNYPLPNLIQTIRENVYPKLAPIANSWMKVLHIDTRFPDTFQELQNLCHDNNQLKATVLILKYGKGGHNTLHQDLYGDIFFPLQIVLFLNEPDEDFTGGEFVLTQQTPRAQSKAIVLKPKKGDMLIFTTNFRPIQGTKGYYRVNMKHGVSELHSGERHTLGIIFHDALN; this is encoded by the coding sequence ATGGAAGAGCTAAAAAATAAAATATCAACTATCGACTGGCAAGTTATAACAGAAGACATGAATGATAAAGGATTTGCCATTGTTTCTGATTTATTGTCTAAAGAGCAATGCAATGCGTTAATTTACAATTATATGGATACAAATGCTTACAGAAAAACGGTGGTTATGGAACGCTATCGTTTTGGTTTAGGCGAATACAAGTATTTCAATTATCCTTTGCCAAACCTAATTCAGACCATTAGAGAAAATGTGTATCCAAAACTCGCCCCAATTGCAAATAGCTGGATGAAAGTATTGCATATTGACACCAGATTTCCTGATACTTTTCAGGAATTGCAAAATCTTTGCCACGACAATAATCAGTTAAAAGCTACTGTTTTGATTTTAAAATATGGTAAAGGAGGACACAACACTTTACATCAGGATTTATATGGAGACATTTTTTTTCCTTTGCAAATCGTTTTATTTTTGAATGAACCCGATGAAGATTTTACAGGCGGTGAATTTGTTTTGACTCAACAGACACCAAGGGCACAATCAAAAGCCATCGTTTTAAAACCAAAGAAAGGCGATATGCTTATTTTTACAACTAATTTCCGGCCTATACAAGGAACTAAAGGATATTATCGAGTAAATATGAAACACGGTGTAAGCGAATTGCATAGTGGTGAAAGACATACATTAGGCATTATCTTTCATGATGCTTTAAATTAA
- a CDS encoding SDR family oxidoreductase: protein MDNLKNKIAVITGGNSGIGYATAKQLKEQGATVIITGRRKEAIEKAALELNVNAIVADQSSISDIENLASQIKENFDPIDILFINAGIAGLGTIEQATEDLFDSIMNVNFKGAYFTLSRFIPILKDGASVVFLSSNTASMPGPGSSIYSSSKTALNSVMKSAALELAPRKIRVNSVSPGPTETEVMNKVGLDEATVKSIMDVVVNKVPLKQMGASADVAKMVSYLSSEAAVFITGADIIMDGGMVLS from the coding sequence ATGGACAATTTAAAAAATAAAATAGCGGTTATAACTGGGGGTAATAGTGGTATAGGCTATGCAACAGCAAAGCAATTAAAAGAGCAGGGGGCTACAGTTATTATTACAGGAAGAAGAAAAGAAGCAATTGAGAAAGCTGCTTTAGAATTGAATGTAAATGCAATAGTCGCAGATCAATCGAGTATTTCGGATATCGAAAATTTAGCATCTCAAATAAAGGAAAATTTTGATCCTATTGATATTCTGTTTATAAATGCTGGAATTGCTGGTTTGGGAACAATTGAACAAGCCACAGAAGATTTATTTGACAGTATTATGAATGTAAATTTTAAAGGAGCTTACTTTACCTTAAGTCGCTTTATTCCGATTTTGAAAGATGGAGCATCAGTTGTGTTTCTTTCTTCAAATACTGCGAGTATGCCTGGTCCGGGATCATCAATTTATTCTTCCAGTAAGACAGCTTTAAATTCGGTAATGAAATCTGCAGCTTTAGAATTAGCACCAAGAAAAATAAGAGTTAATTCTGTTAGCCCCGGACCAACGGAAACCGAAGTAATGAATAAAGTGGGTTTAGACGAGGCAACTGTAAAATCAATTATGGATGTTGTAGTTAATAAAGTTCCTTTAAAACAAATGGGTGCTTCTGCAGATGTTGCTAAAATGGTAAGCTATTTAAGCAGTGAAGCTGCTGTTTTTATTACAGGAGCTGATATTATTATGGATGGAGGAATGGTATTAAGTTAA
- a CDS encoding methylated-DNA--[protein]-cysteine S-methyltransferase — protein MNIQEDINYHRIADAIHYIQTNFKDQPNLDEVAKKVNLSPFHFQRLFTEWAGTSPKKFLQYTSIEYAKKILKENQATLFETALETGLSGTSRLHDLFINIEGMTPAEYKNGGKNLSINYSFTESPFGNILVASTSKGICHIAFAEDENKAFSIVQNQFPNASFTQHLDLIQQNALYIFNHDWKKLNQIKLHLKGTDFQLKVWETLLKIPMGQLSTYGTIAKQIENPNASRAVGSAIGDNPVAFLIPCHRVIQSTGKLGGYMWGTTRKTAIIGWEASKINIEQETDFIK, from the coding sequence ATGAACATACAGGAAGACATTAATTATCATCGTATTGCAGACGCAATACATTATATCCAAACCAATTTTAAAGACCAACCCAATTTAGACGAGGTTGCAAAAAAAGTTAATCTGAGTCCTTTTCATTTTCAGAGGCTTTTTACCGAATGGGCGGGAACAAGTCCAAAGAAGTTTTTGCAATATACCAGTATTGAATACGCAAAAAAAATACTAAAAGAAAACCAAGCTACATTATTTGAAACAGCCCTGGAAACAGGGCTTTCGGGAACCAGCAGACTACACGACTTGTTTATAAATATTGAAGGTATGACGCCAGCCGAATACAAAAATGGCGGTAAAAATCTTTCTATAAATTATAGTTTTACAGAGAGTCCATTTGGAAATATTTTAGTTGCTTCTACTTCAAAAGGTATTTGTCACATCGCTTTTGCTGAAGATGAAAATAAAGCATTTTCAATAGTACAAAATCAATTTCCTAATGCCAGTTTCACACAGCATTTAGACCTTATTCAACAAAATGCTTTATATATTTTTAACCACGACTGGAAAAAACTCAATCAAATAAAACTTCATTTAAAAGGAACTGATTTTCAATTGAAAGTATGGGAAACTTTACTGAAAATTCCGATGGGACAATTATCAACCTATGGAACTATTGCAAAACAAATCGAAAACCCAAATGCTTCAAGAGCTGTTGGTAGTGCAATTGGTGATAATCCGGTTGCTTTTCTTATTCCTTGTCATCGTGTCATTCAATCAACAGGAAAACTAGGTGGTTATATGTGGGGAACAACCCGTAAAACGGCAATTATTGGCTGGGAAGCTTCAAAAATAAATATTGAGCAAGAAACGGATTTTATAAAATAG
- a CDS encoding SDR family oxidoreductase, with protein MTVKNKTILITGGGSGIGLEAAKQFLEQGAKVIITGRNQDKLNEAKKKYPSLTVIKSDAGNPEDAITLFNQVKALGGIDILYHNAGVLSPLLNLGIPDDRHAESAAYEMEVNYLGVIRLNNIFMEMLQQQEESAIINTTSLLRYVPSIVEPTYSASKAALGFYTESLRKHLQILNSRVKVFELLPPVVATEMTADRTGKKLSTQEFVKQFITALKKDQYTIRIGDTKALYLLNRFFPKIAYGLVNSKESYKSLQ; from the coding sequence ATGACAGTAAAAAACAAAACAATATTAATTACCGGAGGAGGCTCTGGTATAGGCCTTGAAGCCGCAAAACAATTCCTTGAACAAGGGGCAAAAGTAATTATTACGGGAAGAAATCAGGATAAGTTAAATGAAGCTAAAAAAAAATACCCAAGTCTTACCGTAATAAAAAGCGATGCAGGTAATCCAGAAGATGCAATTACCCTTTTTAATCAAGTTAAAGCATTAGGAGGAATTGATATTTTATACCATAATGCAGGTGTATTAAGTCCGCTGTTGAATTTAGGCATTCCTGATGACAGACATGCTGAAAGTGCGGCTTATGAAATGGAAGTTAATTATCTTGGCGTAATCCGTTTAAACAACATTTTTATGGAAATGCTTCAGCAACAAGAAGAAAGTGCTATTATCAATACTACTTCACTTCTTCGTTATGTACCTTCGATTGTAGAACCAACTTATTCTGCGTCTAAAGCTGCTTTGGGTTTTTATACAGAATCACTTCGCAAACATTTACAGATTTTGAACAGCCGTGTAAAAGTTTTTGAATTACTGCCACCTGTTGTTGCCACAGAAATGACAGCAGACAGAACAGGTAAAAAACTAAGCACACAAGAGTTTGTGAAACAGTTTATTACTGCTCTTAAAAAAGACCAGTACACCATTAGAATTGGCGATACAAAAGCCCTGTATTTATTAAATAGATTTTTTCCTAAAATAGCTTATGGCTTAGTTAATTCTAAAGAAAGCTATAAATCATTACAATAG
- a CDS encoding SDR family oxidoreductase: protein MTKLKNKTALITGGTSGIGKATAIDFIENGASVIITGRFQNTIDETINELGEKAKGIVSDAGKMADLLQLGDKVKMISPQIDILYVNAGFGKYAPIEQIDENHFDEQFNVIVKGTLFTVQQILPLMKEGGVIILNTSIVTEVGMPNSSVYSAAKSAVQSFVKTFASELASKKIRINAVSPGPISTNYFERSNLTTEQIEGLAGAVLPQVPLARFGQPSEVAKAITFLASEDASFMHGTEIFVDGGFPKIK from the coding sequence ATGACAAAACTGAAAAACAAAACAGCCTTAATTACAGGTGGAACAAGCGGAATAGGTAAGGCCACAGCAATTGATTTTATAGAAAACGGAGCCTCAGTAATTATTACCGGCCGATTTCAAAATACTATAGACGAAACTATCAATGAACTTGGAGAAAAAGCCAAAGGTATCGTTTCTGATGCTGGTAAAATGGCAGATCTTTTACAATTAGGAGACAAAGTAAAAATGATTTCCCCACAGATAGACATTTTATACGTAAATGCAGGTTTTGGAAAGTACGCTCCAATTGAACAAATAGACGAAAACCATTTTGACGAGCAATTTAATGTTATTGTAAAAGGAACATTATTTACAGTTCAGCAAATTTTACCATTAATGAAAGAAGGCGGTGTTATTATTTTAAATACTTCGATTGTTACAGAAGTTGGTATGCCTAATTCCTCTGTTTATTCGGCAGCAAAATCTGCAGTACAATCTTTTGTTAAAACGTTTGCCTCAGAATTAGCCTCTAAAAAAATCAGAATAAATGCCGTTAGTCCTGGCCCAATTTCTACTAATTATTTTGAACGTTCTAATTTAACGACAGAACAAATAGAAGGTCTTGCCGGAGCAGTACTTCCACAAGTTCCGCTTGCCCGATTTGGACAGCCATCCGAAGTGGCAAAAGCGATTACATTTCTTGCATCAGAAGATGCATCTTTTATGCACGGAACTGAAATATTTGTTGATGGCGGATTTCCAAAAATTAAATAA
- a CDS encoding SDR family oxidoreductase gives MKTTGNTIFISGGSAGIGLAFAKKLSAAGNTIIINGRSEERLQKALKELDNASAIQGDLSIVADRIRIAKELTEQYPETNIVINNAGAAFMNDLSDDVNNAAEKAFQEMNTNYLSVIDFTRLVLPNLLQQKEAAIINVSSIAVFRGNKYLPTYAASKAALHSYTQGLRDTFEENSNLNIFEIYPPLVNTEFSAEIGGANGIPPSEVADELLLGLGQNQFDILVGESKTFSDKL, from the coding sequence ATGAAAACAACAGGAAATACCATATTCATCTCAGGCGGAAGTGCAGGAATAGGTTTAGCATTTGCTAAAAAGTTAAGTGCAGCCGGCAATACCATTATCATTAACGGACGCAGTGAAGAACGTCTGCAAAAAGCATTGAAAGAGTTAGACAATGCATCTGCTATTCAAGGAGACTTATCGATTGTGGCAGATCGTATTCGAATTGCAAAAGAATTAACAGAGCAATATCCAGAAACCAATATTGTCATCAATAATGCGGGCGCAGCTTTTATGAATGATTTAAGCGATGACGTGAACAATGCGGCCGAAAAAGCATTTCAGGAAATGAATACCAATTATTTAAGTGTGATAGATTTTACACGATTGGTATTACCTAATTTATTACAACAGAAAGAGGCTGCTATTATAAATGTTTCTTCAATAGCTGTGTTTAGAGGAAATAAATACTTACCCACTTATGCTGCCAGTAAAGCAGCTTTACACAGTTATACACAAGGGCTGAGAGATACGTTTGAAGAAAATTCAAATCTAAATATTTTTGAAATTTATCCTCCTTTGGTGAACACAGAATTTTCTGCTGAGATTGGCGGCGCAAACGGTATTCCTCCTTCAGAAGTAGCCGATGAATTACTTTTAGGATTAGGACAAAACCAATTTGATATTTTGGTGGGTGAATCGAAAACATTTTCTGATAAATTATAA
- a CDS encoding NADP-dependent oxidoreductase — protein sequence MKAFILNSYKPKNGMKLIDASEPQLQENDILVKIYAAGVNLLDSKIKSGEFKPFLPYKMPLILGHDAAGVVIKTGAKVTKFKIGDEVYSRPADYKIGTFAEFIAIDENDVALKPKNISMEEAASIPLVGLTAWQALVEKADLKKGQKVFIQAGSGGVGTFAIQLAKHLGATVATTTSTTNAELVKSLGADIVIDYRTEDFETILKDYDVVLHSQDSKTLEKSLRILKQGGKLISISGPPDLDFAKEIKLNAVMKLVMFILSYTTKIKAKRLNVNYSFLFMKASGPQLSKITTLINSGIIRPVVDKIFPFEATNEALAYVESGRAKGKVVIKLISK from the coding sequence ATGAAAGCATTTATTCTAAATAGCTATAAACCTAAGAACGGCATGAAACTGATTGATGCTTCTGAGCCGCAGCTTCAGGAAAATGATATATTGGTAAAAATATATGCCGCAGGAGTTAATCTCTTAGATTCAAAAATTAAAAGCGGGGAATTTAAACCATTTCTGCCTTATAAAATGCCTCTTATTTTAGGGCATGATGCAGCTGGAGTTGTTATAAAAACAGGGGCTAAGGTGACGAAATTTAAAATTGGTGATGAAGTCTATTCACGTCCGGCTGATTATAAAATTGGAACTTTTGCAGAGTTTATTGCCATTGATGAAAATGATGTAGCATTAAAGCCTAAAAATATTTCGATGGAAGAAGCCGCTTCAATTCCGCTAGTAGGATTAACAGCCTGGCAGGCACTGGTTGAAAAAGCTGATTTAAAAAAGGGACAGAAAGTGTTTATTCAGGCGGGATCAGGCGGTGTTGGTACATTTGCAATTCAGCTTGCAAAACATTTAGGCGCTACAGTAGCAACAACCACCAGTACAACTAATGCTGAGTTAGTAAAAAGTCTGGGAGCAGATATTGTTATTGATTATAGAACAGAAGATTTTGAAACGATTCTTAAAGATTATGATGTTGTTTTACACAGTCAGGATTCAAAAACATTAGAGAAATCACTTCGAATATTAAAACAAGGCGGAAAACTAATATCAATTTCTGGTCCTCCAGATTTGGATTTTGCAAAAGAAATAAAATTGAATGCAGTAATGAAATTGGTTATGTTTATTTTAAGTTATACAACTAAGATAAAAGCAAAAAGGCTAAATGTAAATTATTCATTTCTTTTTATGAAAGCAAGCGGGCCACAGCTTAGCAAAATTACAACGCTTATTAATTCTGGAATTATACGCCCAGTTGTAGATAAAATTTTTCCGTTTGAGGCTACCAATGAGGCCCTTGCTTATGTTGAAAGCGGACGTGCTAAAGGAAAAGTTGTTATAAAGCTAATTAGTAAATAA
- a CDS encoding damage-inducible protein DinB, with translation MTKSYRQGAIGALLDEYERAIIDLQETIFDISDNELIAIIDNETTDSNCQSVQTVLAHVVNSVFAYALDIRQFLGEKVDYPDDLLRLTINDFNKDLNNCFTFTIETFKNIQDNQLEEFDNAKKIITPWGQVYDIEQITEHAIVHILRHRRQIEKFKIIIRGEK, from the coding sequence ATGACCAAAAGTTATAGACAAGGTGCGATTGGAGCATTGCTAGACGAATATGAAAGAGCAATAATTGACTTGCAAGAGACAATTTTCGATATTTCAGACAATGAACTTATTGCAATTATAGATAATGAAACAACGGATTCTAATTGCCAATCCGTTCAGACAGTTTTAGCACACGTTGTTAACTCTGTATTTGCTTACGCCCTTGATATTCGACAATTTTTAGGAGAAAAAGTAGATTATCCAGACGATTTACTTCGTTTGACAATAAACGATTTTAATAAGGACTTGAACAATTGTTTTACTTTCACGATAGAGACTTTTAAAAATATTCAAGACAATCAGCTAGAGGAATTTGACAATGCAAAAAAAATAATTACTCCGTGGGGACAAGTTTATGATATTGAACAAATAACAGAACACGCCATTGTTCATATATTGCGACATAGACGACAAATTGAAAAATTCAAGATTATAATTCGTGGAGAAAAATAG
- a CDS encoding alpha/beta fold hydrolase — translation MYQNKLLPMLLLFTIFFFSCENEMKIDEPGNLVPKTADQNSSLPSIVINGAKLHAETFGNPNDPIIFILHGGPAADYRYLLNCKEFADNGYFVVFYDQRGTGLSQRFPGSYYTGIQTSFDDLNSVIAHYRKSPTQKIFLLGHSWGAMLAGAYINQYPTAINGAVLAEPGGLKWNDIEGYVKRSQKMNITSEALNNAIYMDQFLTGNEDEHIILDYKFKLLASTGDENAIVGNEGTLPFWRPGFVLQDAYFNIIKKENSDWTTNLKQFKTKILFIYSERNKAYGLAHAQNVSSAFINVQLFETKGAGHDMLSFPTGWNNTKPAILTYFNALK, via the coding sequence ATGTATCAAAACAAATTACTTCCGATGCTCTTGCTCTTCACAATTTTTTTCTTTTCCTGTGAAAACGAAATGAAAATTGATGAACCCGGGAACTTAGTTCCAAAAACAGCCGATCAAAATTCCAGTCTTCCTTCGATTGTAATTAATGGCGCAAAACTACATGCCGAAACTTTTGGAAATCCAAACGATCCCATCATTTTCATTTTGCACGGTGGCCCTGCAGCAGATTATCGCTATTTGCTCAATTGCAAAGAATTTGCAGACAATGGCTATTTTGTGGTCTTTTATGATCAGCGAGGAACAGGTTTATCGCAACGTTTTCCGGGTTCGTATTACACAGGCATACAAACCTCTTTTGATGATCTAAACAGTGTAATTGCACATTATAGAAAATCACCAACACAGAAAATTTTCTTATTAGGACATTCCTGGGGTGCAATGCTCGCCGGAGCATATATCAATCAATATCCTACTGCCATAAATGGTGCTGTACTTGCAGAACCAGGCGGCTTAAAATGGAATGATATTGAAGGTTATGTAAAGCGTTCTCAAAAGATGAATATTACCAGCGAAGCATTGAATAATGCTATTTATATGGATCAATTCCTGACAGGGAATGAGGATGAACATATCATTTTAGACTATAAGTTTAAGTTGCTTGCCTCAACTGGTGACGAGAATGCGATTGTTGGCAATGAGGGAACACTCCCTTTCTGGCGTCCGGGTTTTGTATTACAGGATGCCTACTTTAACATTATTAAAAAAGAGAATTCCGATTGGACCACCAATTTAAAGCAATTTAAAACAAAAATCTTATTTATTTATAGCGAGCGAAACAAAGCTTATGGTTTAGCCCACGCACAAAATGTATCGTCTGCTTTTATAAATGTTCAGTTGTTTGAAACAAAAGGAGCTGGTCATGATATGCTTTCTTTTCCAACAGGCTGGAACAATACGAAGCCAGCAATTCTTACCTATTTCAACGCTTTAAAATAA
- a CDS encoding alpha-ketoglutarate-dependent dioxygenase AlkB: protein MNLFSDQIDHTENLLPNDGTVNYYGKLFSHTEANHYLDCLLNTIEWKNDEAVIFGKHIITKRKVAWYGDNKFDYTYSNTTKQALPWTKELLELKSAIEKQTGEHFNSCLLNLYHNGNEGMAWHSDAEKDLKKNGAIASLSFGAERKFVFKHKQTKETISLILEHGSLLIMKDTTQTNWLHRLPPTKLITKPRVNLTFRTIVL from the coding sequence ATGAATTTATTTAGTGACCAAATTGACCACACAGAAAATTTATTACCAAATGATGGTACAGTGAATTATTATGGTAAACTATTTTCTCATACTGAAGCTAATCATTATTTAGATTGTCTGCTTAACACAATCGAATGGAAAAATGATGAAGCTGTTATCTTTGGAAAACATATTATTACAAAACGAAAAGTAGCCTGGTATGGCGACAATAAATTTGATTATACCTATTCTAACACCACGAAACAAGCGTTACCTTGGACAAAAGAATTATTGGAATTGAAAAGTGCAATTGAAAAACAAACAGGAGAACACTTTAACTCCTGTTTGCTCAATTTGTATCACAATGGTAATGAAGGAATGGCTTGGCATAGTGATGCGGAAAAAGACCTAAAAAAGAATGGAGCAATTGCATCATTAAGTTTTGGAGCCGAACGAAAATTTGTATTTAAACATAAACAAACCAAAGAAACTATTTCATTGATTCTTGAACACGGCAGTTTATTGATTATGAAGGACACAACTCAAACCAATTGGCTTCACAGGCTGCCACCAACAAAATTAATTACAAAACCAAGAGTGAATTTAACTTTCAGGACGATTGTTTTGTGA
- a CDS encoding helix-turn-helix domain-containing protein yields MERNQKEEVRALQDTIYVLGGKWKLPIINSICNGNNRFKDIKESIPGITSKMLSKELKDMELNNLVKRTEDHDAKVTILYESTDYCKSFGPIITEMINWGISHRNHIKKREVTI; encoded by the coding sequence ATGGAAAGAAATCAAAAAGAAGAAGTTCGCGCACTTCAGGATACGATATATGTTTTGGGTGGAAAATGGAAATTACCCATCATAAATTCAATCTGTAATGGAAACAATCGTTTTAAAGATATTAAAGAGAGTATTCCTGGCATCACTTCAAAAATGCTTTCGAAAGAATTAAAAGATATGGAACTCAACAACCTTGTTAAAAGAACTGAAGATCATGATGCAAAAGTCACAATCCTTTATGAATCTACTGATTACTGCAAATCTTTCGGCCCTATAATTACCGAAATGATTAATTGGGGAATCTCACATCGAAATCATATCAAAAAGAGAGAAGTAACTATTTGA